A part of Glutamicibacter arilaitensis Re117 genomic DNA contains:
- a CDS encoding helix-turn-helix domain-containing protein translates to MNDPEAVDDLITDLPEWATTEEIADLMRVKPQTVLKWNKEYGLKAVSIGARVRRYRKKDVRDFLLTSDDNDE, encoded by the coding sequence ATGAACGATCCCGAAGCTGTCGATGATCTGATCACCGATCTTCCAGAATGGGCGACGACCGAAGAAATCGCCGATCTAATGCGTGTTAAGCCGCAAACCGTTCTGAAATGGAACAAGGAATATGGGCTTAAGGCCGTTTCGATCGGTGCTAGGGTGCGGCGCTACCGGAAGAAGGATGTCAGGGACTTTTTGCTCACCAGTGACGACAACGACGAATAG
- a CDS encoding Y-family DNA polymerase: MPPSPLDSPAPPQRGEYIAHVDVNSFYVSCERVFDPKLEVRPVIVLSNNDGCAVARSAEAKALGIEMGAPWFKLAADADRLGLVAKSSNYELYGEMSARVMKLLGRFSAWVEVYSIDEAFLGVSGTVDELQALGEQIKSEVFRLTGLPVCVGIATSKTMAKMANKTAKHIKELGGVCVWDRAPAQTTESLLARLPVVEVWGIGPRLTKRLRGLGIWTAKDLRNANEVRIRDKFSIVQMRTVLELRGIPCIPMEEERAIKDQLIFSRSFSDPITDRVGMEQVMGIYAQQASARLHKHQKQAKILSAWAMTSYYNQHQDHQPAITVKLPGPTADPVVLTRAAKQLLPQILIGVKYARAGVVVMDLQPCAMQETFDPFISAHEAKQIGPLIQQIRSEHGVKSIGLGRAGLQQGPAWEMRREMMSPRYTTHWRELLTVKAA, translated from the coding sequence ATGCCTCCATCACCTCTAGACTCCCCCGCTCCGCCGCAGCGGGGCGAATACATCGCTCACGTGGATGTGAACAGCTTTTATGTCTCCTGCGAAAGGGTCTTTGACCCGAAGCTCGAAGTTCGCCCGGTGATCGTGCTGTCCAATAACGACGGGTGCGCGGTCGCGCGCAGCGCCGAAGCCAAAGCCCTGGGCATTGAGATGGGTGCACCGTGGTTCAAACTCGCGGCCGACGCTGACCGCCTCGGGCTGGTCGCGAAGTCCTCTAATTACGAGCTGTACGGGGAAATGTCTGCCCGCGTCATGAAGCTTTTAGGCCGTTTCTCGGCTTGGGTGGAGGTCTATTCCATTGACGAGGCGTTCCTGGGAGTGTCCGGCACCGTGGATGAGCTGCAAGCCCTGGGTGAGCAGATCAAGTCGGAGGTGTTCCGGCTGACCGGTTTGCCCGTCTGCGTGGGGATCGCCACATCCAAGACGATGGCGAAAATGGCGAACAAGACCGCCAAACACATCAAAGAACTGGGCGGGGTGTGCGTGTGGGATCGTGCCCCAGCACAGACCACCGAGAGCCTGCTGGCGCGTCTACCGGTAGTTGAGGTGTGGGGCATCGGCCCCAGGCTGACCAAACGGCTGCGCGGCTTGGGGATCTGGACGGCTAAAGACCTCCGCAATGCGAACGAGGTACGGATCAGGGATAAGTTCTCCATCGTGCAGATGCGCACCGTGCTAGAGCTGCGCGGCATTCCCTGCATCCCGATGGAAGAAGAACGGGCGATCAAAGACCAACTAATCTTCTCCCGCTCATTTTCTGATCCGATCACCGACCGAGTGGGCATGGAGCAGGTCATGGGGATTTATGCGCAGCAGGCCTCCGCCAGATTGCACAAGCACCAGAAACAGGCCAAGATCCTCTCCGCGTGGGCGATGACCAGCTACTACAACCAGCACCAGGATCACCAGCCAGCGATCACAGTGAAACTTCCAGGGCCTACGGCTGACCCAGTAGTGCTCACCCGCGCAGCGAAACAACTACTCCCCCAGATTCTGATCGGGGTGAAATACGCGCGGGCGGGGGTGGTGGTCATGGATCTTCAACCCTGTGCCATGCAGGAAACTTTTGACCCGTTCATTTCAGCGCATGAGGCCAAACAGATTGGCCCGCTGATCCAGCAGATCCGTTCCGAGCACGGTGTGAAGTCCATCGGTTTGGGTCGGGCCGGCCTACAGCAGGGGCCGGCTTGGGAGATGCGGCGGGAGATGATGAGTCCGCGCTACACCACGCACTGGCGTGAGCTACTGACCGTGAAAGCAGCCTGA
- a CDS encoding LexA family protein produces MALDRVPAGYPSPAQDYSDTKIDLSEMLIRDQVSTFIVRVSGESMQGAGISDGDELIVDRSVQPRDGHVVIAVIDGEMTVKRLSTGPAGVVLKAENPDYPDLRVAELSDFRIWGVATTCLHHL; encoded by the coding sequence ATGGCTCTGGATAGGGTCCCGGCGGGCTATCCTTCCCCAGCCCAGGACTACTCCGATACGAAGATTGATCTATCCGAGATGCTGATCCGCGATCAAGTCTCGACGTTCATTGTGCGGGTGTCTGGTGAGTCGATGCAGGGCGCGGGGATCAGCGATGGGGATGAACTGATCGTTGACCGCAGTGTGCAGCCACGCGATGGGCACGTGGTGATTGCAGTGATCGACGGGGAAATGACCGTCAAGCGTCTCTCCACTGGCCCTGCCGGGGTGGTGCTGAAAGCAGAGAACCCGGATTATCCCGACCTGCGCGTGGCGGAATTGTCAGACTTTAGGATTTGGGGTGTAGCCACCACATGCCTCCATCACCTCTAG
- a CDS encoding DNA polymerase III subunit delta, whose amino-acid sequence METLKATAVFTPNSSSPKLSLVQRTEIEHEIDDYLEEGGKFVCLQGVTKLGKTTIADTAAKKIDLTFKFDSQNLQGGAKDLWRALASKLRQPVEEAHSHGTSDTAKWSFRGLLGFFNAEAAGDHAKTSGKTVTFENDLAEIVTSAIEGLTAEGKTILVVLDDFHFIENQSAKVEILQALKPIANHKVSVLLVTLPERDFSKIFNKANLMGRSATVQVPLWTTDELEGIAVKGFKELNVQADPETIKMLAKKSYGSPQIMQTLSLRLCRNANNVRFKQEHLTPLLPPSEPKKFYSAAIDDSSKKWLAKLASGKGTRGTERNVYTDPASKRKYDGYTICLQALKNIGPKPVTTFEELKFEVARVLGIEPKDVSRMQLHGPLNNMTGIAHEEMKATLATVVPEGLPLSISIPQPFFEWGQTEMEQPIKILDPVLLFAIDWHWEEIMSSIERRQLLANVENA is encoded by the coding sequence ATGGAAACTTTAAAAGCGACGGCGGTTTTTACCCCCAACAGCTCATCCCCAAAGCTGTCGTTAGTGCAGCGAACCGAAATCGAACATGAAATTGATGACTATCTGGAGGAGGGCGGCAAATTTGTCTGCTTGCAAGGTGTCACCAAGCTCGGTAAGACGACGATCGCCGACACAGCAGCGAAAAAGATAGATCTGACTTTTAAGTTCGATTCACAGAATCTGCAAGGGGGCGCTAAAGACTTGTGGCGGGCCCTCGCTTCGAAACTGCGCCAACCTGTAGAAGAAGCTCATTCACACGGTACCTCTGATACTGCAAAGTGGTCTTTCCGTGGCCTTTTGGGATTTTTCAACGCTGAGGCCGCGGGCGACCATGCGAAGACCAGTGGAAAAACTGTTACCTTCGAAAACGATCTTGCTGAAATCGTCACATCAGCTATCGAAGGTTTGACCGCTGAAGGTAAAACGATATTGGTCGTCTTAGACGACTTCCACTTCATCGAGAACCAATCGGCCAAGGTAGAAATTCTTCAGGCCCTAAAACCTATAGCCAATCACAAAGTATCCGTTCTTCTTGTGACGCTTCCGGAACGGGACTTTAGCAAAATTTTTAATAAAGCAAACCTCATGGGCCGAAGCGCCACGGTACAAGTTCCACTGTGGACTACTGATGAGCTAGAGGGAATTGCTGTGAAGGGTTTCAAGGAATTGAATGTCCAAGCCGATCCTGAAACCATAAAAATGCTCGCTAAGAAGAGCTATGGTAGTCCTCAAATTATGCAAACCTTAAGTCTTAGGTTGTGCCGCAACGCGAACAACGTTCGCTTTAAGCAAGAACATCTTACGCCGCTGCTTCCGCCGAGTGAGCCCAAGAAGTTCTATAGTGCAGCTATCGACGATAGTTCCAAAAAATGGCTTGCAAAGCTTGCGTCAGGCAAGGGTACGAGAGGCACTGAGAGGAATGTCTATACGGATCCAGCGTCAAAACGAAAGTATGACGGTTACACAATCTGTTTACAGGCGCTTAAAAACATAGGTCCGAAGCCAGTCACAACTTTTGAAGAGCTGAAATTCGAAGTCGCTAGGGTTCTAGGTATCGAACCCAAAGATGTTTCGCGAATGCAGCTCCATGGTCCTTTGAACAACATGACAGGCATTGCTCATGAGGAAATGAAGGCAACGTTAGCCACGGTAGTCCCTGAAGGACTGCCACTCTCCATTTCGATTCCCCAACCATTTTTCGAGTGGGGGCAGACTGAAATGGAACAACCCATTAAGATTCTTGATCCGGTCCTACTTTTTGCAATCGACTGGCACTGGGAAGAAATTATGTCGAGTATCGAACGGAGACAATTACTTGCCAATGTTGAAAATGCCTGA